Proteins encoded within one genomic window of Prauserella marina:
- a CDS encoding toxin-antitoxin system HicB family antitoxin, with protein MDLTPYVENLRHELAVAADVGGEDARTLAERLTAPLESAARLMLLEALTAAAEEITRDLAPGSVDVRLRGLKPSFVVSKPQAGSNSDQRAEPESAHEVPPAPVEIDEGGDTLRINLRVPERLKGRIEEVAAKEGLSVNAWLVRVVAAATNPEQKKKRAPSAFPSTGQRYTGWVR; from the coding sequence ATGGACTTGACGCCGTATGTCGAAAACCTTCGACACGAGCTGGCCGTCGCGGCCGACGTCGGGGGCGAGGACGCCCGAACACTGGCCGAACGCCTGACAGCTCCCCTCGAATCCGCAGCGCGACTCATGTTGCTCGAAGCACTCACGGCGGCGGCGGAGGAAATCACGAGAGACCTCGCTCCGGGCTCGGTCGACGTCCGGCTTCGCGGACTCAAACCGAGCTTCGTGGTGTCGAAGCCACAGGCGGGAAGCAACTCGGATCAGCGAGCCGAACCCGAGAGCGCGCATGAGGTTCCCCCCGCGCCGGTCGAGATCGACGAGGGCGGCGACACCCTGCGCATCAACCTGCGGGTGCCCGAACGCCTGAAAGGACGGATCGAGGAGGTCGCCGCGAAAGAAGGTCTCTCCGTCAACGCGTGGCTGGTGCGGGTCGTCGCCGCCGCGACCAACCCCGAGCAGAAGAAGAAACGTGCGCCTTCGGCCTTCCCTTCCACGGGCCAGCGCTACACCGGCTGGGTTCGGTAA
- a CDS encoding MerR family transcriptional regulator, which produces MRPIDLAREHGLSTQAVRNYDDAGVFPPAERTETGYRRYTPLHAQALRAFLALRRGHGHRQATEIMHAINRGDLDSAYRLIDAAHASLLTERGTRAEVAMALGTLSTAAPPISPGPPLTVGELAFRIGVHAATLRSWETEGILHPEREKATGYRRYGPDCVRDAEIARQLRRGGYPLPQVARFLDSLREAGGEDALTEFLEAWQERLARRGRDLLAGAAQLDTFLTLLDHR; this is translated from the coding sequence CTGCGCCCCATCGACCTGGCGAGGGAACACGGACTGTCCACGCAGGCGGTCCGCAACTACGACGACGCGGGCGTCTTCCCTCCAGCCGAGCGGACCGAGACCGGCTACCGGCGCTACACACCGCTGCACGCGCAGGCCCTGCGTGCTTTTCTCGCGCTGCGCCGCGGGCATGGCCACCGGCAGGCAACGGAAATCATGCACGCGATCAATCGTGGCGACCTCGATTCCGCCTACCGGCTCATCGACGCCGCACATGCCTCGCTGCTCACCGAACGCGGCACGAGGGCCGAGGTCGCCATGGCACTCGGTACCCTCTCGACAGCCGCACCGCCGATCTCGCCCGGCCCGCCGCTGACCGTCGGCGAGCTCGCCTTCCGGATCGGCGTACACGCCGCGACGCTGCGAAGCTGGGAAACCGAGGGCATCCTGCACCCGGAGCGCGAAAAGGCGACGGGCTACCGCAGGTACGGTCCGGACTGCGTGCGCGACGCCGAGATCGCCAGACAGCTCCGCAGAGGCGGCTACCCGCTACCCCAGGTCGCCCGGTTCCTCGATTCACTGCGCGAGGCGGGCGGAGAGGACGCGCTGACCGAATTCCTCGAAGCCTGGCAGGAGCGGCTGGCGCGGCGGGGCCGCGACCTGCTGGCCGGAGCGGCCCAGCTCGACACCTTCCTCACGCTGCTCGACCATCGATAG
- a CDS encoding ATP-binding cassette domain-containing protein yields MTAISTRNLGRRYGRTWGLRDCTLDIDTGRVVGLVGPNGAGKSTLLNLLVGLLRPTEGELSVFGGAGESGAVAYLDQRHAMYESFRVRDMIEAGKRLNRRWFPEVVTERLSELDIPADRRIGALSGGQRAQVALALALAKRPRLLVLDEPVASLDPVARRDLMATLMAVKAEWDCTIVLSSHVVSELERLCDYLVVLDRGRVRLAGDVDELLDAHGHEYNVEELIMRCLDSEEVPA; encoded by the coding sequence GTGACCGCGATCAGCACCAGAAACCTCGGCAGACGGTACGGCCGCACGTGGGGGTTGCGGGACTGCACCCTCGACATCGACACCGGCAGGGTCGTCGGGCTCGTCGGGCCGAACGGAGCCGGAAAATCGACACTGCTCAACCTTCTCGTCGGCCTGCTTCGCCCGACGGAGGGGGAACTGTCGGTGTTCGGCGGCGCGGGCGAGTCTGGCGCGGTCGCCTACCTCGATCAGCGGCACGCGATGTACGAGTCGTTTCGCGTCCGCGACATGATCGAGGCGGGAAAACGCCTCAACCGCAGGTGGTTTCCCGAGGTCGTCACCGAGCGGCTGTCCGAACTGGACATCCCGGCCGACCGCAGGATCGGTGCGCTTTCCGGAGGTCAGCGCGCGCAGGTGGCGCTCGCGCTCGCACTGGCGAAGCGGCCGAGGCTGCTCGTGCTCGACGAACCGGTCGCAAGCCTCGATCCGGTCGCCAGAAGGGATCTCATGGCCACGCTCATGGCGGTTAAAGCCGAATGGGACTGCACGATCGTCCTTTCCTCACACGTGGTGTCCGAATTGGAGCGGCTGTGCGACTACCTCGTCGTACTCGATCGCGGAAGGGTGCGGCTGGCCGGTGACGTCGACGAACTGCTCGACGCGCACGGCCACGAGTACAACGTCGAGGAACTGATCATGCGCTGTCTCGATTCCGAGGAGGTTCCGGCGTGA
- a CDS encoding GntR family transcriptional regulator yields MFRFRFEGGSGVPPYLQLVQQVERAVRLGELRAGDRLPTVKEVAAGMVINPNTVLKAYRELEHRGLAKGRPGKGTFVEREFTGLDEEKRAELRAGLTEWLTTARRAGMDPDDIAALVSAALHDLREENP; encoded by the coding sequence GTGTTCCGGTTCCGGTTCGAAGGCGGTTCCGGTGTGCCGCCGTATCTCCAGTTGGTGCAGCAGGTCGAGCGCGCTGTCCGGCTTGGCGAGTTACGCGCGGGCGACCGGCTTCCCACGGTCAAGGAGGTGGCCGCCGGGATGGTGATCAACCCGAACACGGTGCTGAAGGCCTACCGCGAACTCGAACACAGGGGGCTTGCCAAAGGCAGGCCGGGCAAGGGCACGTTCGTCGAGCGTGAGTTCACCGGCCTCGACGAGGAAAAGCGGGCCGAACTGCGGGCGGGCTTGACCGAATGGCTGACGACGGCGCGGCGAGCGGGGATGGATCCCGACGACATCGCCGCTCTCGTTTCCGCCGCACTACACGACTTACGAGAGGAGAACCCGTGA
- a CDS encoding DUF4097 family beta strand repeat-containing protein, translated as MPTFDTPEPISVVIDIPVGTVRVDASARTDTIVTVRQGSESAKTAVGKYVGRYLNRYLGNPSESDAAERTTVDYTEGRLLIKVPADRGLHSLLGASGSVDIDIALPSGSSIKAEAAWTEFRGSGRLGQCKFTSAGDIRLDETGPLTVHSGAGDVIVNSTSGNAMIETATGEVRIGKIAGSAVVKNGSGDCWVGEVTGAATLNTAAGDITVERAHGDVEARTATGGVTVGEVRRGSIVLETAYGAVNIGIHNGTAAWLDVGSSYGGVDNKVDSSDGPSGAEETAEIRAHTQYGDIMIRRSR; from the coding sequence ATGCCAACGTTCGACACCCCGGAGCCGATCTCCGTCGTGATCGACATCCCGGTGGGCACCGTCCGCGTCGACGCGAGCGCTCGCACCGACACGATCGTCACCGTGCGGCAGGGCAGCGAGTCGGCGAAGACGGCGGTCGGCAAGTACGTCGGCCGCTACCTCAACCGCTATCTCGGCAACCCTTCCGAATCCGACGCCGCCGAACGAACGACCGTCGACTACACCGAGGGAAGGCTACTGATCAAGGTACCTGCCGACCGTGGCCTGCACAGTCTGCTCGGCGCTTCCGGTTCCGTCGACATCGACATCGCCCTGCCTTCGGGCTCCAGCATCAAGGCCGAGGCGGCGTGGACCGAGTTCCGGGGCTCCGGACGGCTGGGGCAATGCAAGTTCACTTCGGCAGGCGACATCCGGCTCGACGAGACCGGCCCCCTCACCGTCCATTCCGGAGCCGGTGACGTCATCGTCAACAGCACGAGCGGAAACGCGATGATCGAAACCGCCACGGGAGAAGTCAGAATCGGCAAGATCGCCGGAAGCGCCGTTGTCAAGAACGGGTCAGGCGACTGCTGGGTCGGCGAAGTCACCGGGGCTGCCACGCTGAACACTGCGGCAGGGGACATCACCGTCGAACGCGCGCACGGCGACGTCGAGGCGAGGACAGCGACCGGCGGGGTGACCGTCGGCGAAGTACGACGAGGCTCGATCGTGCTGGAAACCGCTTACGGCGCGGTGAACATCGGAATCCACAACGGAACCGCGGCCTGGCTCGACGTCGGTTCCTCCTATGGCGGTGTCGACAACAAAGTCGATTCCTCTGACGGCCCGTCAGGAGCAGAGGAAACCGCGGAGATTCGCGCGCACACCCAATACGGCGACATCATGATTCGCCGCTCACGCTGA
- a CDS encoding erythromycin esterase family protein: MSTATALRGIGSQLDDPVSLGLAVDELIAARTEPPTLLALGEPTHGIAAFPLLRNELLGQLVRRGYRSIALETDFFAASLVDDYVNGAATDIEDVLATGFSHGFGAVPGNRELVQWLREYNADREERDRVRFHGFDAPLEYSGAPSPVPSLRFVGDYLPPSLRPRSVRGLGENDAEEAAWTNPAAMFDPAASIGNSDRARDLRIVADDLASALCRAAPALRSADPGGYAAAVAHVRTAKGLSRYHAAMATPSPERVGALRGLRAEMMAENLLAIVERERRRGPVLAFAHNAHLRAGRSRMPSGEEEANWGSAGSLAGLELGERYLFVATDAAPAAEPGTLQGLLAAATDRRALFPVPALLTALPAAISAGEPIVRGHLPLNPDELDGTDAVVFVADTDGKRHGFW, encoded by the coding sequence ATGTCCACTGCCACGGCATTGCGCGGGATCGGCAGCCAACTCGACGATCCGGTAAGCCTCGGCCTCGCCGTCGACGAGCTGATTGCCGCGCGTACCGAGCCACCGACCCTGCTCGCGCTCGGGGAGCCGACCCACGGAATCGCGGCTTTCCCGTTGCTGCGCAACGAACTTCTCGGTCAGCTCGTGCGACGTGGGTACCGCTCGATCGCACTGGAAACCGACTTCTTCGCCGCTTCCCTCGTCGACGACTACGTGAACGGCGCTGCCACGGACATCGAGGACGTGCTCGCGACCGGATTCAGTCACGGATTCGGTGCCGTGCCGGGCAATCGGGAACTCGTCCAATGGCTGCGGGAGTACAACGCCGACCGCGAGGAACGCGACCGCGTGCGTTTCCACGGCTTCGACGCGCCACTGGAGTACTCCGGTGCACCGAGCCCGGTTCCCTCGCTGCGCTTCGTCGGCGACTACCTGCCGCCGTCGCTGCGCCCCCGATCGGTTCGCGGCCTCGGCGAGAACGACGCCGAGGAGGCGGCGTGGACGAATCCGGCGGCGATGTTCGATCCGGCGGCCTCGATCGGCAACTCCGATCGTGCTCGTGACCTGCGTATCGTCGCCGACGATCTCGCCAGCGCGCTGTGTCGCGCGGCACCGGCTCTGCGGTCGGCCGACCCCGGCGGTTACGCCGCGGCTGTCGCTCACGTGCGTACTGCCAAGGGGTTGTCGCGCTATCACGCGGCCATGGCGACTCCCTCGCCCGAGCGCGTCGGCGCGTTGCGCGGCCTGCGCGCCGAGATGATGGCGGAGAACCTGCTGGCGATCGTCGAAAGGGAACGCCGACGCGGGCCGGTACTGGCGTTCGCGCACAACGCGCACCTACGGGCCGGTCGATCGCGCATGCCCTCGGGCGAGGAGGAGGCGAACTGGGGGAGCGCGGGGTCACTCGCCGGGCTCGAACTCGGCGAGCGCTACCTGTTCGTGGCGACCGACGCGGCTCCGGCGGCCGAGCCCGGCACCTTACAGGGCCTGCTGGCGGCGGCGACCGACCGCCGCGCGCTCTTCCCCGTCCCCGCTCTGCTGACCGCGCTTCCCGCCGCGATCAGCGCGGGCGAACCGATCGTGCGCGGTCACCTTCCGCTGAACCCCGATGAACTGGACGGCACCGACGCGGTCGTCTTCGTCGCCGACACCGACGGCAAACGGCACGGGTTCTGGTAG
- a CDS encoding ATP-binding cassette domain-containing protein, whose protein sequence is MPITTTRSGISVTGLAKSFGDKVVLDGIDLDVAEGTVFALLGPNGAGKTTVVHILSTLLPSDAGKIRVAGHDLAEDPDSVRKSIGVTGQFSAVDNLLTAEENLRLMADLHHLSREEGRRRTTDLLARFDLVEAAGKTPATYSGGMIRRLDLAMTLVGSPRIIFLDEPTTGLDPRSRRTMWQIVRDLVADGVTIFLTTQYLDEADELADHIAVLDHGKVVAQGTPDELKTRIPGGHVRLRFTDLADLALVASWFPHAGRDDAALTLRVPSDGGVPALKGLLDRLASASVVIDDFSVHTPDLDDVFFALTDHSSTEKETSR, encoded by the coding sequence ATGCCCATCACCACGACCAGGTCCGGTATATCGGTGACCGGTCTCGCGAAATCATTCGGCGACAAAGTCGTACTCGACGGAATCGATCTCGACGTCGCCGAAGGCACGGTCTTCGCGCTACTCGGCCCGAACGGCGCAGGCAAGACCACCGTTGTTCACATTCTGTCCACACTCCTTCCCTCCGACGCGGGAAAGATCCGCGTGGCAGGGCACGACCTCGCCGAAGACCCCGATTCCGTGCGCAAATCCATTGGTGTGACGGGACAGTTCTCGGCGGTCGACAACCTGCTCACCGCCGAGGAAAACCTCCGGCTGATGGCCGATCTGCACCACCTCAGCCGCGAGGAGGGACGGAGGAGGACGACGGACCTGCTCGCCAGGTTCGACCTGGTCGAGGCCGCGGGCAAGACCCCAGCGACCTATTCCGGCGGCATGATCAGGCGGCTAGATCTGGCCATGACCCTCGTCGGTTCACCCCGGATCATCTTTCTCGACGAGCCGACGACGGGACTCGATCCTCGCAGCAGGCGCACCATGTGGCAGATCGTCAGGGACCTCGTCGCCGACGGAGTCACGATCTTCCTGACGACGCAGTATCTCGACGAAGCCGACGAGCTCGCCGACCACATCGCGGTCCTCGACCACGGAAAGGTGGTCGCACAGGGAACTCCCGACGAACTCAAGACCCGCATTCCCGGCGGTCACGTGCGGTTGCGGTTCACCGACCTCGCCGATCTGGCTCTCGTCGCGAGCTGGTTCCCCCACGCGGGCCGCGACGATGCCGCACTCACCCTGCGGGTGCCGAGCGACGGTGGAGTTCCCGCGCTGAAAGGGCTACTCGACCGGCTCGCGAGCGCTTCGGTCGTGATCGACGACTTCTCCGTGCACACACCGGATCTGGACGACGTGTTCTTCGCATTGACCGATCACTCCAGTACTGAAAAGGAAACCAGCAGATGA